In a genomic window of Sutcliffiella sp. FSL R7-0096:
- a CDS encoding YhcN/YlaJ family sporulation lipoprotein, whose product MRKSLFTVTSAALLVGGLAGCGQKESATDNRYYQETRPIGYYTSEHNPYVNNDRTRREPEERGNARLLEDNDGPLNEILDRSVVYDENRVRRNKDKGVRQTRNRTDNRGFMNIGYDTPRFSRTDRNYHESLNGIDHVGNPSYYNIYDGRLADRLVKRAEQVDGVRNARALVNGDDVIVAVNPENNADTSDLKREVQRAVKPLVENKELRISTKEGVYNTVQSVDNDLRDGEWHLRDLDDTMRGLTRTMTR is encoded by the coding sequence TTGAGGAAGTCACTATTCACTGTAACCTCTGCGGCACTTTTAGTTGGCGGTCTAGCTGGATGCGGCCAAAAGGAAAGTGCAACAGACAATAGGTATTATCAGGAAACAAGACCTATTGGTTATTATACAAGCGAACACAATCCTTATGTAAACAATGACCGTACACGTCGCGAACCGGAAGAAAGGGGCAATGCCCGTCTTCTGGAAGATAATGATGGTCCTTTGAATGAAATACTGGACCGTTCTGTTGTCTATGACGAAAACAGAGTAAGACGTAATAAGGACAAGGGAGTCAGACAAACAAGAAATAGAACGGACAACAGAGGGTTTATGAACATCGGGTATGATACTCCACGTTTCAGCCGTACAGATAGAAATTATCACGAAAGCTTGAATGGCATAGATCATGTCGGCAACCCATCTTATTATAATATCTACGATGGCAGATTAGCCGATCGTTTAGTAAAGCGTGCGGAGCAGGTAGATGGAGTGAGAAATGCACGTGCCCTTGTCAATGGGGATGATGTCATCGTTGCAGTAAACCCCGAAAACAATGCAGATACAAGTGATCTAAAGCGTGAGGTACAACGTGCTGTGAAACCACTTGTGGAAAACAAAGAGTTACGTATTTCTACAAAGGAAGGTGTCTATAACACGGTCCAAAGTGTGGATAATGACCTGAGGGACGGCGAGTGGCACTTACGAGACTTGGATGATACGATGCGTGGACTTACACGTACGATGACTAGATAA
- a CDS encoding IscS subfamily cysteine desulfurase has product MMIYLDYAATTPMSKEALEAYQQVARQYYGNSSSLHDYGSASTNLLETCRSELARMISGKAEGIYFTSGGSEANYLGIRSLLKGNEQKGKHLITTQTEHASIHALCKTLEKEGYDVTWLPVDENGIIALSQLKAALREDTCLVSIHHANSETGILQPLEAIGSLLKEKNILFHSDCVQTFGKIPIDVEKFHLTSLSLSAHKIYGPKGVGALYIDPKATWKSPYEEASHEKGMRPGTVDVPAIASFLTAAQALEPLLKDLREKYEMLRIFFLRQIQKAWLPISVEGEHTNGLPHILGLRITGLEGQHVMLECNRKGIAISTGSACQVGSQSPSRTMLATGKTDDQAREFIRISFGKHTTIKDLELAVQALKEIIEEQMKRSG; this is encoded by the coding sequence CTGATGATATATTTGGATTATGCCGCAACTACTCCTATGAGCAAAGAAGCCTTAGAGGCCTACCAACAGGTTGCACGCCAATATTACGGCAACAGCAGCAGTTTGCATGATTACGGCTCCGCTTCTACCAACCTTCTTGAAACATGCAGATCCGAGCTTGCCCGGATGATTTCCGGAAAAGCAGAGGGAATCTATTTTACAAGTGGCGGAAGTGAAGCAAACTATCTGGGAATCCGCTCCCTCCTAAAAGGAAATGAACAGAAAGGAAAGCATCTCATCACAACCCAAACCGAGCATGCTTCCATTCACGCTCTATGCAAGACACTCGAAAAAGAAGGCTATGACGTAACATGGCTACCTGTGGACGAAAATGGCATCATCGCATTATCTCAGTTAAAAGCGGCATTGAGGGAAGATACATGCCTCGTTTCCATCCACCATGCCAATTCGGAAACTGGTATCCTGCAACCACTTGAAGCAATAGGCTCTCTATTAAAAGAGAAAAACATCCTCTTTCATAGCGATTGTGTACAGACTTTTGGTAAAATACCTATAGATGTGGAAAAGTTCCACCTGACAAGCCTGTCCCTCTCCGCCCATAAAATTTATGGTCCAAAGGGCGTGGGTGCACTATATATTGATCCAAAGGCAACTTGGAAGTCACCATACGAAGAGGCCAGTCATGAAAAGGGAATGCGTCCAGGAACCGTGGATGTTCCTGCAATTGCCTCCTTTTTGACCGCCGCACAGGCGTTGGAACCATTGCTGAAGGATTTGAGAGAAAAATATGAAATGCTTCGGATCTTTTTCTTGAGACAGATCCAAAAGGCCTGGCTACCAATATCCGTAGAAGGCGAGCATACCAACGGGTTGCCACATATACTCGGTCTTAGGATCACAGGATTGGAAGGGCAGCATGTGATGTTGGAGTGCAACAGAAAAGGCATCGCGATTTCTACAGGAAGTGCGTGCCAGGTTGGTTCCCAATCCCCCTCCCGCACCATGCTAGCCACTGGCAAAACAGATGACCAAGCACGAGAATTCATTCGCATCTCATTTGGAAAACACACAACTATCAAAGATCTGGAGCTTGCGGTGCAGGCCTTAAAAGAAATCATAGAAGAACAGATGAAAAGGAGCGGCTGA
- the pheA gene encoding prephenate dehydratase, with protein MTPSQQRIGFLGPKATFTDMAVTRFFPEASKKAFSTIPECMDAVLEGEVEFAVVPLENAIEGSVNVTLDYLIHDCPLPIVGELTIPISQHLLVHPETVHSGDELEVIYSHSHAIAQCHKFLHKKYPNAVYETTSSTAAAAKLISDHRVSQKAACIANALAAKEYNLKILQENIHDYDNNHTKFIILHRDDTVNLYNEEYKSAGEKTTMMVTLPTDQSGALHQVLSVFAWRKLNLSKIESRPMKTGLGNYFFIIDVNEAMDHPLISPAIEELEALGCSVKVLGRYNSYLLK; from the coding sequence ATGACACCATCACAACAAAGAATTGGATTTTTAGGGCCGAAAGCAACGTTTACCGATATGGCCGTGACAAGATTTTTTCCAGAAGCTAGTAAAAAGGCTTTTTCCACAATCCCGGAATGTATGGATGCGGTGTTGGAAGGGGAGGTTGAGTTTGCGGTTGTACCGCTTGAAAATGCGATTGAAGGGTCTGTCAATGTAACGCTAGATTATCTGATTCATGATTGCCCTCTTCCGATAGTAGGAGAATTGACAATCCCCATCAGCCAGCATCTTTTGGTACACCCTGAAACTGTTCATAGTGGCGATGAGTTGGAAGTAATTTACTCCCACTCGCATGCGATTGCTCAGTGCCATAAATTTTTACATAAGAAATACCCGAATGCAGTTTATGAAACAACATCATCGACGGCCGCAGCAGCTAAATTGATTTCCGATCACAGGGTTTCCCAAAAGGCTGCGTGTATCGCCAATGCGCTTGCCGCAAAGGAATACAACCTGAAAATCCTTCAGGAAAACATCCATGATTATGACAACAATCATACCAAATTCATCATTCTCCATCGTGATGATACGGTAAACTTATATAATGAAGAATATAAAAGCGCAGGGGAGAAGACCACCATGATGGTGACGCTTCCGACCGATCAATCAGGTGCATTACACCAAGTGTTGTCTGTGTTTGCGTGGAGAAAACTAAACCTATCCAAAATTGAATCACGTCCGATGAAAACGGGTTTGGGTAATTATTTTTTCATCATTGATGTGAATGAGGCAATGGACCATCCGCTCATTTCGCCGGCCATCGAGGAGCTGGAGGCGCTTGGGTGTTCCGTGAAAGTGTTGGGGAGATATAATAGTTATTTATTGAAATGA
- a CDS encoding transcription repressor NadR yields MTQEKKVLGEERRNLLLHWLQTEDKPLTGGELAGRTNVSRQVIVQDISLLKAKNEPILATSQGYVYMKPFGEQVKKERIIVSFHEPHRTKEELYILVDHGVTVKDVRIEHPVYGDLNASVMVSSRAEVDAFIRKIKQTKASYLSQLTDGTHLHTIEADSDEKLDAACAALKDAGMIVE; encoded by the coding sequence ATGACCCAAGAAAAGAAAGTCCTAGGGGAAGAGCGAAGAAACCTGCTGTTGCATTGGCTGCAAACGGAAGACAAGCCGCTGACCGGCGGAGAATTGGCTGGACGGACCAATGTAAGCAGACAGGTAATCGTTCAGGACATCTCCCTTTTGAAAGCTAAAAACGAACCGATCCTGGCAACAAGCCAAGGCTACGTCTATATGAAACCTTTCGGAGAGCAGGTGAAAAAGGAGCGCATCATCGTTTCCTTCCATGAACCCCATCGCACGAAAGAAGAGCTGTATATCTTAGTCGATCATGGCGTAACCGTGAAAGACGTGCGAATCGAACATCCGGTCTATGGCGACTTAAATGCATCGGTGATGGTATCGAGCCGTGCAGAAGTCGATGCTTTCATACGTAAAATAAAACAGACGAAGGCATCCTACCTTTCCCAACTGACAGATGGGACGCACCTGCATACGATTGAAGCGGATTCGGACGAGAAGTTGGATGCAGCATGCGCAGCATTGAAAGATGCCGGGATGATTGTGGAATAG
- the nadB gene encoding L-aspartate oxidase: MLRPNVIVVGSGLSALLTANYLSEHMNVIIFTKSSKKDNNSFLAQGGVACAIEHTDSWKLHYEDTLSAGCYHNEEDAVEVLTKMGPAELQHLIQKGMQFDKNGHGDYMLGLEGAHSKRRILHAGGDQTGKELMEWLQSTLSEKVLVVEHETVIKILVENNSCCGVQTFNLNGERTNYFASYVVLATGGAGALYPYTSNNESINGMALSLAYQAGAALTDLEFMQFHPTMLSVEGKVVGLISEAVRGEGAYLQNGKGDRFMKSTHPLKDLAPRDVVSRAIFHELEQGEKVYLNIDGVDKFEERFPAITNLCTNHGINLKTKLIPVVPGAHFYMGGIQTTIHGDTTLPGLYAVGEAACNGVHGANRLASNSLLETIVFSKTLAEHLLKREPSNQDVPWNRSTMMTRDLDLLQQRAVPLPSKSDIQQMMMKHAGIVRHEDGLTELRNWLLTYQPYWQAVHHFTEIFEMEVLEIIHMLQLSFLITESALQRQESRGAHYRSDYPVSHDAWRKVRIIHTEKKSGLKERESNEYHHAARDAAWFF; the protein is encoded by the coding sequence ATTTTACGACCAAATGTCATTGTAGTTGGAAGCGGATTGTCTGCTTTGCTGACTGCAAATTATTTAAGTGAGCACATGAATGTGATTATTTTCACAAAGTCAAGTAAAAAAGATAATAATTCTTTTCTTGCACAAGGCGGGGTTGCTTGTGCCATCGAACATACAGATTCATGGAAACTACATTATGAGGATACACTTTCGGCTGGCTGCTACCATAACGAAGAAGATGCGGTGGAGGTTCTGACGAAGATGGGGCCGGCTGAATTGCAGCACCTCATTCAAAAAGGCATGCAATTTGATAAAAATGGCCATGGCGATTATATGCTTGGGTTGGAGGGTGCCCATTCAAAACGCCGCATCCTCCATGCAGGCGGAGACCAGACCGGAAAGGAATTGATGGAGTGGCTGCAATCAACACTATCTGAGAAGGTCCTGGTGGTGGAACATGAAACCGTTATCAAGATTTTAGTCGAAAACAATAGCTGTTGTGGTGTGCAGACATTTAATCTTAACGGAGAAAGAACGAATTATTTTGCTTCTTATGTGGTGCTTGCTACAGGCGGGGCAGGAGCGCTCTATCCATACACATCCAATAATGAAAGTATCAACGGGATGGCCCTGTCCCTTGCGTATCAAGCAGGTGCTGCACTGACAGATTTGGAGTTTATGCAGTTTCATCCGACCATGCTCTCTGTGGAAGGAAAAGTGGTTGGGCTGATTTCGGAAGCGGTGCGGGGGGAAGGTGCTTATCTCCAAAATGGTAAGGGTGACCGTTTCATGAAATCGACCCACCCACTTAAGGACCTGGCACCTAGAGATGTTGTCTCAAGGGCAATTTTTCATGAACTGGAGCAAGGGGAAAAAGTTTATCTAAATATTGATGGAGTGGATAAGTTCGAAGAGCGGTTTCCTGCCATAACCAACCTTTGCACGAACCATGGCATCAACCTGAAGACAAAGCTTATTCCAGTAGTCCCTGGCGCCCACTTTTATATGGGGGGTATTCAAACGACCATCCATGGTGATACGACTTTGCCTGGACTATATGCTGTTGGGGAGGCTGCTTGTAATGGAGTACATGGGGCTAATAGATTGGCGAGCAACTCCTTATTAGAGACCATTGTCTTTTCCAAAACGCTTGCAGAGCATCTTCTGAAAAGGGAGCCTTCCAATCAAGACGTGCCATGGAACCGAAGCACCATGATGACAAGAGATTTAGACCTGTTGCAACAAAGGGCAGTGCCACTTCCAAGTAAATCAGACATCCAGCAAATGATGATGAAGCATGCTGGTATTGTCCGGCATGAGGATGGATTGACCGAATTGAGAAATTGGCTGCTAACCTATCAGCCATATTGGCAGGCGGTTCATCATTTTACAGAAATCTTTGAAATGGAAGTTTTAGAAATAATTCATATGCTTCAATTAAGTTTCCTTATAACAGAATCCGCACTCCAAAGACAGGAAAGCAGGGGGGCGCATTATCGATCTGACTATCCTGTGTCCCATGATGCGTGGAGAAAGGTCAGAATTATTCATACAGAGAAAAAATCAGGGCTAAAGGAGAGGGAGTCAAATGAATACCATCATGCTGCAAGAGATGCTGCGTGGTTTTTTTAA
- the nadC gene encoding carboxylating nicotinate-nucleotide diphosphorylase yields MNTIMLQEMLRGFFKEDMGERDVTSDVLFQKEEKGRGTFLSKENGVFVGQQVIQEAFAMLDSNIAVTLYKKDGERMEKGEVIGTVEGSMRALLGAERVSLNLIQRLSGIATLTAEAVSTLSSDHSKVCDTRKTTPGLRMIEKYAVTCGGGYNHRFGLYDGVMIKDNHIEFAGSITEAVKRVREKIGHMIKIEVETETLAQVQEAVEAGVDVIMFDNRTPEEIKEYIQHVPKHIVTEASGGINLSTIASYRETGVDYISLGYLTHSARALDISFNVGMKGV; encoded by the coding sequence ATGAATACCATCATGCTGCAAGAGATGCTGCGTGGTTTTTTTAAAGAAGATATGGGAGAAAGGGATGTCACTTCCGACGTTCTATTTCAAAAAGAGGAAAAAGGGAGAGGGACATTCCTATCGAAAGAGAATGGGGTATTTGTCGGTCAACAAGTGATACAAGAGGCATTTGCTATGCTTGATTCCAACATTGCGGTGACCCTTTATAAAAAAGATGGTGAGCGGATGGAAAAAGGGGAAGTCATCGGAACGGTGGAAGGAAGCATGAGGGCACTTTTAGGTGCAGAACGTGTATCCCTGAATCTGATTCAGCGACTTAGCGGAATCGCCACATTGACTGCAGAAGCTGTATCCACCCTTTCAAGTGACCATTCAAAAGTCTGTGATACTAGAAAAACGACACCTGGATTAAGAATGATAGAAAAGTATGCTGTCACTTGCGGTGGGGGATATAACCACCGATTTGGATTATATGACGGGGTAATGATTAAAGACAATCACATCGAATTTGCCGGTAGCATCACAGAAGCGGTAAAACGAGTGCGCGAGAAAATTGGCCATATGATCAAAATCGAAGTCGAAACAGAAACACTGGCACAGGTGCAGGAAGCAGTGGAAGCTGGAGTGGACGTCATCATGTTTGATAACCGTACACCTGAAGAGATAAAAGAATACATCCAACATGTACCAAAGCATATCGTTACGGAAGCGTCTGGTGGGATCAATCTTAGCACTATCGCTTCCTACCGTGAAACAGGTGTCGATTATATATCGCTCGGCTACCTTACCCATTCTGCACGAGCGCTGGATATAAGTTTTAATGTTGGGATGAAAGGGGTTTAA
- a CDS encoding ACT domain-containing protein produces MLYEKKERYPMLEEKFFLVREDVLPEAMKKSLEVKEMLARGKVESIAEAVQKVDLSRSAFYKYRDTVFPFHTMVKEKIMTLFFHLEDQTGALSQLLATVATVGCNVLTIHQTIPLQGKANVTLSLDMSGLKGDINALLSMLKRLEFVDKVEILGTGA; encoded by the coding sequence ATGCTTTATGAGAAAAAGGAGAGATATCCGATGTTAGAGGAGAAGTTCTTTTTAGTGCGGGAAGATGTCCTGCCCGAAGCGATGAAAAAGTCGCTTGAAGTGAAAGAAATGCTTGCTCGGGGGAAAGTGGAGTCCATCGCCGAAGCAGTCCAGAAGGTGGACCTCAGCCGCAGTGCCTTTTACAAATACCGCGATACCGTTTTTCCGTTCCACACCATGGTTAAAGAAAAAATCATGACCTTGTTTTTTCATCTGGAAGATCAGACAGGTGCGTTGTCGCAACTTCTTGCAACCGTTGCCACTGTCGGATGCAATGTCTTGACTATTCACCAGACCATCCCGCTTCAAGGGAAAGCAAACGTCACCCTTTCCCTTGATATGTCCGGGTTGAAAGGTGATATCAATGCTTTACTTTCGATGTTAAAGCGATTAGAATTTGTAGATAAAGTAGAGATTTTGGGGACAGGCGCTTAA
- the nadA gene encoding quinolinate synthase NadA translates to MNILELVKKDNGMLPTKYHDMSIGEMKTKVKAIKERMGTDLFIPGHHYQKDEVIEFADATGDSLQLAQAAAETTASNIVFCGVHFMAETADILTNQDQVVVLPDMRAGCSMADMADIHQTERAWIELEQVFGDTVLPLTYVNSTAAIKAFCGKRGGATVTSSNAHKMVKWAFTQKERILFLPDQHLGRNTAYDLGIPLDEMAVWNPITDKLEYEGDPSNVKVILWKGHCSVHEKFTLANIAELRAEKPDMNIIVHPECTWEVVQQSDLAGSTKYIIETIEKAPAGSKWAIGTEMNLVNRIIQQHPDKDIVSLNPNMCPCLTMNRIDLPHLLWALESIEKGKVINRITVEKEIADHAISALDKMLEHA, encoded by the coding sequence GTGAATATATTAGAATTAGTGAAAAAAGACAACGGGATGTTGCCCACAAAATATCATGATATGTCAATAGGGGAAATGAAAACGAAAGTAAAGGCAATAAAAGAAAGAATGGGAACTGACCTCTTTATACCGGGCCATCATTACCAGAAGGATGAAGTGATTGAATTTGCGGATGCTACGGGGGATTCCCTTCAGTTGGCTCAAGCAGCTGCTGAGACAACAGCGTCCAATATTGTTTTTTGTGGCGTTCACTTTATGGCGGAAACTGCGGATATCCTTACAAATCAAGATCAGGTGGTGGTTTTGCCGGATATGCGTGCAGGCTGTTCCATGGCTGACATGGCAGACATCCATCAGACCGAACGTGCATGGATAGAGTTGGAGCAGGTTTTTGGCGATACGGTGCTGCCGCTCACCTATGTAAACTCGACGGCTGCCATCAAGGCATTTTGCGGAAAAAGAGGAGGGGCAACCGTCACCTCATCGAATGCGCACAAAATGGTAAAGTGGGCATTTACCCAAAAGGAAAGAATCTTATTTTTGCCAGATCAACACCTTGGGAGAAATACAGCCTATGATCTAGGCATTCCTCTTGATGAAATGGCTGTTTGGAATCCGATTACAGACAAATTAGAATACGAAGGTGACCCATCAAATGTTAAGGTCATCCTCTGGAAAGGCCATTGTTCCGTCCATGAAAAGTTCACGCTCGCCAATATTGCCGAGCTAAGAGCAGAGAAGCCTGACATGAACATAATCGTCCATCCGGAATGCACGTGGGAAGTGGTGCAGCAAAGCGACCTTGCAGGCAGTACGAAATATATCATAGAAACAATCGAAAAAGCGCCCGCTGGAAGCAAATGGGCAATCGGTACCGAAATGAATCTGGTGAACAGAATCATCCAGCAGCATCCGGACAAGGACATTGTATCGCTCAACCCTAACATGTGCCCATGTCTCACCATGAATCGAATCGACCTTCCTCACCTATTATGGGCATTAGAATCCATTGAAAAAGGAAAGGTCATCAATCGCATCACTGTAGAAAAAGAAATAGCAGACCACGCCATTTCTGCCTTGGACAAAATGCTAGAACATGCCTGA
- the safA gene encoding SafA/ExsA family spore coat assembly protein produces MKIHIVQKGDTLWKIAQKYNVNFEELKKSNSQLSNPDMIMPGMKIKVPMAGVPVKKESQVMGVTKEAPKQVMGVQAPKAQHPYKEMPKKPAVKEQPVKEAPKTPYTPKMPQLKPYFPEVEVNNYFQKQPTNMKMPNEKMPNEKMPNMKMPNIKMPNMKMPNIKMPNVNMPVNIPKPKEESPEQVLGVEQPAPHMEECYPISPVLPGSGLCPPPCPPKHHHHHHGWGPGWGAPGMGMPGMMPGMQGMGVPGMMPGMQGMGMPGMMPGIQGMGMPGMMPGMQEMGMPGMMPGMQGMDESQVMGVQQGEESPDVDYGQMQQQMMQQMQQMQQMGQMPNMSNEEMESAVMGVQDQMSQNGMQGMGMPQMMPGMQGMGMPQMMPGMQGMGMPQMMPQGMPMGPMGGMGGYPCYPMGPVAPGSGFGPMGGDQQQVAGVGTSSGGDCGCGAPQGYRSDVPYGYAPYGYPMAPSGYYNPQGYGYGNTNEERNEGSDFEGPEYDDEN; encoded by the coding sequence TTGAAAATCCATATTGTCCAAAAAGGGGATACTTTGTGGAAGATTGCCCAGAAATATAACGTGAATTTCGAAGAGCTAAAGAAATCGAATTCACAATTAAGCAATCCTGACATGATTATGCCTGGAATGAAAATAAAAGTGCCGATGGCAGGGGTACCTGTCAAGAAAGAAAGCCAAGTGATGGGTGTGACGAAGGAAGCACCAAAGCAAGTGATGGGAGTACAGGCACCGAAAGCGCAGCATCCCTATAAGGAAATGCCGAAAAAGCCTGCAGTGAAAGAACAACCGGTTAAAGAGGCTCCGAAAACACCATACACACCTAAGATGCCTCAGCTGAAACCGTACTTTCCTGAAGTGGAAGTAAATAATTACTTTCAGAAACAGCCGACGAACATGAAAATGCCAAATGAAAAAATGCCTAATGAGAAGATGCCGAACATGAAGATGCCTAACATCAAAATGCCAAACATGAAAATGCCGAACATAAAGATGCCAAATGTTAACATGCCTGTGAACATACCAAAACCGAAAGAGGAAAGCCCGGAGCAGGTATTGGGTGTAGAACAGCCAGCTCCTCATATGGAAGAGTGCTATCCAATTTCACCGGTTTTACCTGGTAGCGGATTATGCCCACCACCGTGTCCGCCAAAACACCACCATCACCACCATGGTTGGGGACCAGGCTGGGGAGCTCCAGGAATGGGAATGCCAGGAATGATGCCTGGAATGCAGGGAATGGGAGTGCCAGGGATGATGCCTGGGATGCAAGGAATGGGAATGCCAGGGATGATGCCTGGAATACAAGGAATGGGAATGCCGGGGATGATGCCTGGAATGCAAGAAATGGGAATGCCAGGGATGATGCCTGGAATGCAAGGAATGGATGAATCGCAAGTAATGGGAGTTCAACAAGGCGAAGAATCCCCAGACGTGGATTATGGTCAAATGCAACAGCAAATGATGCAGCAAATGCAACAGATGCAACAAATGGGCCAAATGCCGAACATGAGTAATGAAGAGATGGAAAGCGCAGTAATGGGTGTTCAGGATCAGATGAGTCAAAACGGCATGCAAGGAATGGGAATGCCACAGATGATGCCAGGTATGCAAGGAATGGGAATGCCGCAAATGATGCCAGGTATGCAAGGAATGGGAATGCCACAAATGATGCCACAAGGAATGCCAATGGGTCCGATGGGTGGAATGGGCGGTTATCCGTGCTATCCGATGGGGCCGGTTGCTCCCGGTTCAGGTTTCGGACCGATGGGTGGTGACCAACAGCAGGTAGCAGGAGTAGGAACCAGCTCTGGTGGCGACTGTGGCTGTGGAGCACCACAAGGCTATCGCAGCGATGTTCCATATGGCTATGCCCCTTACGGCTACCCAATGGCACCTTCGGGATATTATAATCCACAAGGCTATGGTTATGGAAACACTAATGAAGAGCGGAATGAAGGATCGGATTTCGAAGGTCCAGAATATGATGATGAAAACTAA
- the nadE gene encoding NAD(+) synthase gives MEEKIAKLVQWIQEKVKDSGLNGAIVGVSGGIDSAVVAHLIKRAFPEDSLGVIMPCKSDPKDQEYALEVIESCGISHTTIDLSETHTVLFSAMEKQLKEKGEWNEETSRLGDANTRARLRMTTLYAVANNYGYLVVGTDNAAEWHTGYFTKYGDGGVDLVPLVNFTKGEVREMAKVLGVPDSIINKPPSAGLWEGQTDENEMGTTYNMIDSYLKGEEIPEKDKQIIDRMHKRTEHKRQLAYSPPKF, from the coding sequence ATGGAAGAAAAAATTGCCAAGTTAGTACAATGGATTCAAGAAAAAGTGAAGGATTCAGGATTAAATGGAGCAATTGTCGGGGTTAGTGGAGGAATCGATTCCGCAGTCGTCGCACATCTCATCAAAAGAGCATTCCCTGAAGATTCCCTCGGTGTGATTATGCCGTGTAAAAGTGACCCTAAAGACCAAGAATATGCACTTGAAGTAATCGAGAGCTGTGGAATATCCCACACGACCATCGATCTTTCTGAAACACATACCGTCCTTTTTTCCGCCATGGAAAAACAATTGAAGGAAAAAGGCGAATGGAACGAGGAAACATCCCGTCTTGGTGATGCTAATACACGTGCACGCCTTCGCATGACCACTCTTTATGCAGTAGCCAACAACTATGGGTATCTGGTAGTTGGAACAGATAATGCTGCTGAATGGCATACCGGTTATTTTACAAAATACGGAGATGGCGGAGTGGACTTAGTACCTCTTGTGAATTTCACCAAAGGCGAAGTTCGTGAAATGGCTAAAGTGCTTGGAGTACCGGATAGCATCATTAATAAACCACCTAGTGCCGGACTATGGGAAGGTCAAACAGACGAAAACGAAATGGGAACAACTTACAATATGATTGACAGCTACCTTAAGGGTGAGGAAATTCCCGAAAAAGACAAGCAAATCATTGATAGAATGCATAAACGCACGGAACATAAACGTCAATTGGCATACAGCCCTCCAAAATTTTAA